The Armatimonadota bacterium genomic sequence ACGCCTTCTGCGATGCGACCTTCTCATCCGACAGGTCGTTGGCAGGCAGGGGCCGTATGGCTCCCATGCCCCGCAGGTGCTCAAACGCGGGCGAGTTCATGGTGTAGCCGGTATCGTGCATGCCGGAGCAGTGATCGGCCCCTTGCGCCCCCACGGCATAGATGAGGCCCAGACCCTGCTTGACGCGCGGCTCGTGCATGGGGATCTCCAGACCCTTGACGTGCATGGCGAACGCGCCGGCAGCCGGTCCCAGATTCTCGGCCGCCCGCTTCGTGCCCTCGGCCAGAAGACCGCCCACGCCCCTGCGATGGGTTATCATCTCCACCATTTGCAGCATCGCCTCGGCGCTGCCGAACTTGAGCTCGATGCCGTTGGTATCACGGGGCGTGAGAATCCCGTTCTCAAAGCACTCCATGGCGAAACCGATCGAGACGCCCAGAGATATGGAGTCCATGCCGTACAGGTTGGCCAGTTCGTTGGCCTTGGTGATTGAGGCCAGGTCGTCCACACCGCACAGGGGCCCCAGGGCTACCAGGGACTCGTACTCAGGCCCGCCGCTGCGGCGGTCAACGTTCCAGGGCTCGCCGATCTCCACCACCTTCTTGCAGCGGACCGCGCAGGCGGCGCATGCTTCCATGCCAACACCATAGGTATCGAGGACGGCGTTGGCCGTGACCTTGGCGGTGCCATCGAAGGAGTTGACGCCGAAGTTGTAGGAGGGCATGTTGCCGATCTCGTTGCTCGCCAGCATCATGGCAGAGCCGCCGGTGCCCCACGAGTGGAGGTTCTTGGCGAACCCAAGGGGGTTGTCGGCGAAGCCCTTGTTCATCATGGTGGTCAACTGGCGGATTCTGGCCGGATCGGCCACCTCAGGATTCCAGCGGCCGGCCGCGGCGATGGCCTTCAGGTTCTTGGAGCCCATGACCGCGCCCAGTCCTCCGCGGCCCACGGCGTCTTTGAGGTCGTTCATGATGCAGGCGAAACGAACCAGGTTCTCGCCCGCGGGGCCGATGGCGGCGGTGCGGATTGTCTTCTCCCCCAGCTCGGAGGCTATGGCATCCTGGGTTTCCAGGACCGTCTTACCCCACAGGTACGAGGCGTCCCGGATCTCTGCCTTCTGGTCTGTCACCAGAAGGTAGACGGGCCGATCGGCTTTGCCCTCCACGATGACGGCGTCGTAGCCAGCCTTCTTGAGGGCCATGGGGAAGAACCCCCCGCCCTCGCTCTTGGAGTAGCCGCCTGTGAGGGGCGATTTGGCGCCCACGCAGTTGCGGGTGGCGCCCGGCATGGCCAGTCCGGTCATCGGGCCAAGGGCGAAGACCAGCTTGTTCTGGGGGTCGAAGGCATCAATGCCCCGGGGCACCTCCTTGAGCAGGTAGTAAGAGACGAAGCCGGCGCCTCCCAGGTAGGTGCGGTAGAACTCCTCGTCGGGTTGATCCACCTGAATCGTTCTGGAGGTCAGGTCCACCCTGAGGATCTTGCCGGCAACCCCGCGCATCATCGTAGCCTCCCTGGCTTGTTGGCAATCAGGCCTGCTGACAGCCCCCTGCGATGGGGGCGAACACCAGAAGGGAGTCCCCTTCCTTGAGCTGGTATTCAGCGTACACGAGCTGGCCCGCGATGCTGGCGTTCCACAGTTCTTCGTCCGGGACGCCCGCGGCCCGAAGGGCATCGGCGACGGTGCTGCCGGGGCGCAGCTCAAGCGTTGCGGAGCGCTGGCCCCTGGGCAGGCGATTGCGGAGCGGGCTCATAACCTCGATCGTGATCCGCATGGCCTGGAAAGGAACCGCTGGCTGGACTCTTCG encodes the following:
- a CDS encoding aldehyde ferredoxin oxidoreductase family protein, coding for MMRGVAGKILRVDLTSRTIQVDQPDEEFYRTYLGGAGFVSYYLLKEVPRGIDAFDPQNKLVFALGPMTGLAMPGATRNCVGAKSPLTGGYSKSEGGGFFPMALKKAGYDAVIVEGKADRPVYLLVTDQKAEIRDASYLWGKTVLETQDAIASELGEKTIRTAAIGPAGENLVRFACIMNDLKDAVGRGGLGAVMGSKNLKAIAAAGRWNPEVADPARIRQLTTMMNKGFADNPLGFAKNLHSWGTGGSAMMLASNEIGNMPSYNFGVNSFDGTAKVTANAVLDTYGVGMEACAACAVRCKKVVEIGEPWNVDRRSGGPEYESLVALGPLCGVDDLASITKANELANLYGMDSISLGVSIGFAMECFENGILTPRDTNGIELKFGSAEAMLQMVEMITHRRGVGGLLAEGTKRAAENLGPAAGAFAMHVKGLEIPMHEPRVKQGLGLIYAVGAQGADHCSGMHDTGYTMNSPAFEHLRGMGAIRPLPANDLSDEKVASQKASHLWNLFLDSVVCCQFVPWSIDELVEIVRATTGWSYTTYEAVRLGERVATLGRAFNIREGITSAQDNLPKRMFGPTRAGALKNGGIDPEKLSHAVRTFYAMMGWDEETGVPTRGKMMELGIGWAACDNTPDN
- a CDS encoding RnfH family protein, with protein sequence MRITIEVMSPLRNRLPRGQRSATLELRPGSTVADALRAAGVPDEELWNASIAGQLVYAEYQLKEGDSLLVFAPIAGGCQQA